In one window of Prevotella sp. E13-17 DNA:
- a CDS encoding nuclear transport factor 2 family protein — MDIFDYIFHRDSSNEQNPGKLSSYRQAAELICLCWHRLDMGCIEPFLDEDVIWTGGVPERILHGKKEYLELMKKVFDSLKYSKRNYRADVDGSDDHAVAIVTVDDENQDLMHRLKIEDGLIKEIEVTPSPYWWLKQFGGSSPFGVIHQTSLHEQAAAVAAIEQYVKTELGDKKITWATPYELRNAQCQISFTCDGLTYDALVEIHSLNETKCRFVMYSEFNNLKAECKENDHIPCILALDEDQRFVSLTLLEDMDVRVQKLRAKGMNEWTFRGLFKTKAQLSRLVITKDFRVLLPDYNDIEVKMEPLVKAVYFLFLKHPGGIIFKELNDYREELLDIYKGLKPMGLSKRTIQSIEDVTNPLLNSINEKCARIRSAFIKEFDEGLAKNYFVTGERGEVKRIILPRDLVVWE; from the coding sequence ATGGATATTTTTGACTATATTTTCCATAGGGATTCATCTAATGAGCAGAATCCTGGCAAATTGTCATCATATAGGCAAGCTGCAGAGTTAATATGCTTATGCTGGCATCGTCTTGATATGGGTTGTATTGAACCATTCTTAGACGAGGATGTAATATGGACAGGAGGCGTACCGGAAAGAATACTTCATGGCAAGAAGGAATATCTTGAACTCATGAAGAAGGTGTTTGATTCACTTAAGTACTCGAAGCGGAATTATAGGGCGGACGTTGATGGATCAGATGACCATGCTGTTGCGATAGTTACTGTTGATGACGAGAATCAAGATTTGATGCACCGATTGAAAATCGAGGATGGACTAATTAAGGAAATAGAAGTAACACCCTCGCCTTACTGGTGGTTAAAACAGTTTGGTGGCTCATCACCATTTGGAGTGATTCATCAGACATCCCTCCACGAACAAGCTGCTGCTGTCGCTGCCATAGAGCAATATGTTAAAACAGAACTAGGGGATAAAAAAATCACTTGGGCTACTCCATATGAACTAAGGAATGCTCAGTGTCAGATTTCTTTTACATGTGATGGCTTGACATATGACGCACTAGTGGAGATCCATAGCCTTAATGAAACCAAGTGCCGCTTTGTGATGTATTCTGAGTTCAACAACCTTAAAGCAGAGTGTAAGGAGAATGATCATATCCCTTGTATTCTAGCCTTAGATGAAGATCAAAGGTTTGTGAGCCTGACATTGTTGGAAGATATGGATGTCCGTGTTCAAAAGCTAAGAGCCAAAGGTATGAATGAATGGACATTTAGAGGACTGTTTAAAACAAAGGCACAGTTGAGCCGGCTTGTAATTACCAAAGATTTTAGAGTGTTGTTGCCAGATTATAATGATATAGAGGTAAAGATGGAACCTCTTGTAAAAGCAGTATATTTCTTGTTTTTAAAACATCCAGGTGGCATCATTTTTAAAGAACTGAATGATTATAGAGAGGAACTACTTGATATATACAAAGGATTGAAGCCTATGGGGTTGAGTAAACGGACTATTCAAAGTATTGAAGATGTTACTAATCCTTTACTTAACTCTATCAATGAGAAGTGTGCTCGTATTCGTTCTGCTTTCATTAAAGAATTCGATGAAGGACTGGCAAAGAATTATTTTGTAACCGGAGAGCGTGGTGAAGTGAAACGAATTATCTTGCCTCGCGATTTAGTTGTATGGGAGTAA
- a CDS encoding WYL domain-containing protein — protein MTIEEVIDRAIMFQQAIEIEYCTRNGKVFTCVISDIGYSSYYCGGYIQAYRKDIGEERTFKVSRIMSVNGHYFSQIYWNQIGDGFKRISLTLH, from the coding sequence ATGACTATTGAAGAAGTGATAGATAGGGCCATCATGTTTCAACAGGCTATTGAGATAGAATACTGTACCCGTAATGGTAAGGTCTTTACTTGTGTGATTTCTGATATTGGGTACTCAAGTTATTATTGTGGCGGATATATTCAGGCTTATCGTAAAGACATAGGCGAGGAACGGACGTTTAAGGTGAGTAGAATTATGAGCGTAAATGGCCATTATTTCTCTCAGATTTATTGGAACCAGATAGGTGATGGTTTTAAAAGAATTTCTTTAACTTTGCACTAA